One window from the genome of Acuticoccus sp. I52.16.1 encodes:
- a CDS encoding TRAP transporter substrate-binding protein, whose product MRKFATFTAAAILAGALGMTGAMAQTPLRLSVETPEGEPLNYMLRQFAAALETEAPDAFEVEIFDGGVLGDEIAQMELVRAGQVDVVPMGSDVVEIDDHFALFDAPFFFPDAETARTALDGELGEMYAASLLERTGLKLLAFGELGFRMITNNVRPVVVPADLDGLKLRTPGSSTRIMAFETLGAAPTPMNLGEAYLAMQQGVLDGQENPFGTIREMSFHEVQKYLSLSRHVYTPITLVMNAKTWDGLSAEEQEAVMAAAAAAKAASRAQSDENTASLLSEFEAAGMEVNEIDLAAFKEAVPPIYEEIGAIVGPEFMDKATTVVEGK is encoded by the coding sequence ATGCGCAAGTTTGCGACCTTCACCGCGGCGGCCATCCTGGCCGGTGCCCTCGGCATGACTGGCGCGATGGCGCAAACACCGCTGCGCCTCTCGGTGGAAACGCCCGAGGGCGAGCCGCTCAACTACATGCTGCGCCAGTTCGCCGCCGCGCTCGAAACCGAGGCGCCGGACGCCTTCGAGGTCGAGATCTTCGACGGTGGCGTCCTCGGCGACGAGATCGCCCAGATGGAGCTGGTGCGCGCCGGCCAGGTCGACGTCGTGCCGATGGGCTCGGACGTGGTCGAGATCGACGACCACTTCGCCCTGTTCGACGCGCCCTTCTTCTTCCCGGACGCCGAGACCGCCCGCACCGCCCTCGACGGTGAGCTGGGTGAGATGTACGCCGCCAGCCTCCTGGAGCGCACCGGGCTCAAGTTGCTGGCGTTCGGCGAACTGGGCTTCCGCATGATCACCAACAACGTCCGCCCGGTCGTCGTCCCGGCCGACCTCGACGGGCTGAAGCTGCGCACACCCGGCTCCTCGACCCGCATCATGGCGTTCGAGACGCTGGGTGCCGCGCCGACGCCGATGAACCTCGGCGAGGCCTATCTCGCCATGCAGCAGGGCGTGCTCGACGGGCAGGAAAACCCCTTCGGCACCATCCGCGAGATGTCGTTCCACGAGGTGCAGAAGTACCTGTCGCTCTCCAGGCACGTCTACACGCCGATCACCCTCGTCATGAACGCCAAGACCTGGGACGGGCTCAGCGCCGAGGAGCAGGAGGCCGTGATGGCCGCCGCCGCGGCCGCCAAGGCCGCCTCTCGCGCGCAGTCGGACGAGAACACCGCCTCGCTGCTGTCCGAGTTCGAGGCCGCCGGCATGGAGGTCAACGAGATCGACCTCGCCGCCTTCAAGGAGGCCGTGCCGCCGATCTACGAGGAGATCGGCGCCATCGTCGGGCCGGAGTTCATGGACAAGGCGACCACCGTCGTCGAGGGGAAGTAA